The following is a genomic window from Amaranthus tricolor cultivar Red isolate AtriRed21 chromosome 10, ASM2621246v1, whole genome shotgun sequence.
GGAGAAAATATAGAATGAGCGTGAGGTAATAATTCCATTTGTAATTCGTGGTCTAATTAGGAGACATCTTGCTTCGAACATAGGAGTTGCTAAGCGTAAAATTCGGGAAAAAGAGCCGATTGTATGGAAAATACTGCAGGAAGTTATGCAGGGGCATCCCATATTGTTAAATAGAGCGCCTACTCTGCATCAATTAGGTATACAGGCGTTCCAACCTATTTTAGTGGAAGGGCGCGCTATTTGTTTACATCCATTAGTTTGTAAAGGATTCAATGCAGACTTTGATGGGGATCAAATGGCTGTTCATGTACCTTTATCTTTGGAGGCTCAGGCGGAGGCGCGTTTACTTATGTTTTCGCATATGAATCTTTTGTCTCCAGCTATCGGGGATCCCATTTCCGTACCAACTCAAGATATGCTTATTGGACTCTATATATTAACGAGTGGGACTCGTCGAGGTATTTGTGCAAATAGGTATAATCCAGGGACTAAAAAAATATGTCAAAAtgatcaaattaataataataatatctctTCATCTcatctaatatatattaaaattttttacttacaaatataatcaaaatcaaaatcattaaaagtCAACTTAGAATCTATTCGCCACAAGGTACTTGTGGGGATAATTGTTAGTTACCTAAGTTATTTTTAGCAATGGATAATTGGTATCAACAATATAACatgtttgataaaaattaagTAACTAATATTATTGTAGGTGTTGAAATATATTAGCCAACAATAAAATAGAGAAAACTTTAAAAtgctacttttttattttagaacactaaaaattataacattctatatatatatatatatatatatatatatatatatatatatatatatatatatatatatatatacacacacaactaaaaactcaaCAAAAACCGCTATTTTGTCaaataatgttttttctatAAGATAGTGTTTTAACTTACTAAACTATTAACCGCTATATAAATACAACTTATAAAAATATTGATGCTAGTTTTTTGaacaaaatcaatttttctataggataatgttttaattcattatcctttaaaaaaatgttttaattcattaAATTATTAACAATTACTTAGatattaaaaactaaatacTATCTCAATTAAgctaaatatcaatttaacaacattactttttaaaaaatatgatcCGACATTTAATTTTCGGTGCCCTCCGACCTGCttttaaacaatttaaatttatatggatATCAAAATTATTAATAGTAGTACTCCTAATAAAAATAGACCATGAAATAaacattttgttttgtttttgtatttaaaataaaaaaaaatagaagtgtGAAATTACAGTCGACGGATCCTCATCTCTTCCTTAACACCTCCATTTTTGCTGTTCTCAAACCCTAGTTTTTTCTCTCCTCTACGCAACCCTATCCCATCTCATCCAACGAACAATCGgtcaaaccctaatttcttcTTTCCCTTATAATCGTCGGAAATCCATCTACACGATTTCTCCgtaagtttttccaaaattcttttctttttaattcaattttagaATTTTCCCTTTTATTGTTTACTACTACTATTGTTGTcgatttttaattttctaagtATTTCATAAATTGAATTTAGATGTTTAATTATGTTTACAGGTTTATGTAATTGGTGTATGATGTTACACTTGGTAATGCTTTAGCATTGTGTCAATGGCTGCTGATCAACGTAAAAGACGATTGAGCTCTACTACCACTTCTTATGTTTATGGATATCAAGAGCAATTTAAAGCCAAAAAAAGGGATTTGAGATCGCATAAAtacgattttaattttaatactcATGTTTCTCTTAAATGGGATGATAATGGTAAACGAGTTGTCGCCAAAGATGATCAAATTGGGATATCTTGGAGACATTTGTCTCCTTTTGTGCCTTCTGCTCCTTGTAGT
Proteins encoded in this region:
- the LOC130824755 gene encoding DNA-directed RNA polymerase subunit beta'-like; translation: MGIFDDDDVDDEYTKYDYDELTSYSSSTYSNFSQSSLKRHLASNIGVAKRKIREKEPIVWKILQEVMQGHPILLNRAPTLHQLGIQAFQPILVEGRAICLHPLVCKGFNADFDGDQMAVHVPLSLEAQAEARLLMFSHMNLLSPAIGDPISVPTQDMLIGLYILTSGTRRGICANRFM